One window of Leucobacter komagatae genomic DNA carries:
- a CDS encoding MFS transporter: protein MGIYRELARNEGVFRILFSQLTARFPFGMLSIIVLLHMQEQFGEYTAAGIVLATQSIGQAISGPLSSRLMGRFGMRRVLWITSVLCSGFIVLIAFVHLPLAVTALISFSIGLTTPPITPAVRTLYPRLVPGKQISALFSLDAAAQELIWVLGPVIAVFVAAQFGTAVGLSVAAAFMLCGGAWFIMSRPVGVVKIPPSKASLGAVLKRPTVIIATVIGFFFVASFAAIEAGVVRAFAPATEGGHSSIESGIVLAVFAGGSLVGGLIIGHRPLRPWSLAIRIGIVLLGTAACLVSLNIWWLSIVLFIGGLGTAPTFAGISSMIGSTIKFSETAEAFGWIGTGQLVGVATGSAIAGVAIDAMGAEGAIIVSTALILIAGIIAACTTKWVPDLKDRDIEQPPETGTITLPLP from the coding sequence ATGGGCATTTATCGTGAGCTCGCACGTAATGAGGGCGTTTTTCGTATTCTTTTCTCGCAGCTCACGGCGAGGTTCCCGTTTGGGATGCTGTCCATCATTGTGCTGTTGCACATGCAGGAGCAGTTCGGCGAGTACACCGCTGCCGGCATCGTGCTTGCCACGCAGAGCATCGGCCAGGCGATCTCGGGGCCGCTCTCGAGCCGCCTTATGGGCCGCTTCGGGATGCGCCGAGTGCTCTGGATCACCTCGGTGCTCTGCAGCGGCTTCATCGTGCTCATCGCGTTCGTGCACCTGCCGCTCGCGGTCACCGCGCTGATCTCGTTCTCGATCGGGCTCACCACGCCGCCGATCACGCCCGCGGTGCGCACGCTCTACCCGCGGCTCGTTCCGGGCAAGCAGATCTCCGCGCTGTTCTCGCTCGATGCGGCGGCACAAGAGCTCATCTGGGTGCTTGGCCCGGTCATCGCCGTGTTCGTCGCAGCACAGTTTGGCACCGCGGTAGGCCTGTCGGTCGCAGCAGCGTTCATGCTGTGCGGCGGCGCCTGGTTCATCATGAGCCGCCCCGTCGGTGTCGTGAAGATCCCGCCGTCGAAGGCGAGTCTCGGCGCGGTACTCAAGCGCCCCACCGTCATCATTGCGACGGTCATCGGTTTCTTCTTCGTCGCGTCGTTCGCCGCGATTGAGGCCGGCGTCGTGCGCGCGTTCGCGCCCGCCACGGAGGGCGGCCACTCGAGCATCGAGTCGGGCATCGTGCTCGCCGTGTTCGCCGGCGGCTCGCTCGTGGGCGGCCTCATCATTGGGCACCGCCCGCTGCGCCCCTGGTCGCTCGCGATTAGGATCGGGATCGTCCTCCTCGGCACCGCAGCCTGCCTCGTGAGCCTGAACATCTGGTGGCTTTCGATCGTGCTGTTCATCGGCGGGCTCGGAACCGCGCCGACGTTCGCGGGCATCTCGAGCATGATCGGTTCGACGATTAAGTTCTCCGAGACCGCAGAGGCATTCGGGTGGATCGGCACCGGCCAGCTCGTCGGCGTCGCGACGGGCTCGGCGATCGCTGGCGTCGCTATCGACGCGATGGGGGCTGAGGGCGCGATCATCGTGTCGACCGCCCTGATCCTCATCGCAGGCATCATCGCCGCGTGCACCACGAAATGGGTGCCCGACCTCAAGGACCGAGACATCGAGCAGCCGCCCGAGACTGGCACCATCACGCTTCCGCTTCCGTAA